One Candidatus Thermoplasmatota archaeon DNA window includes the following coding sequences:
- a CDS encoding PAS domain-containing sensor histidine kinase — MQLPADAPRVEDDGEAAALFRGLLASANTLLVVADETGLVCHLGNRCSELIGRPPEAVVNRLTILDCVAKEDAHVAAAMLERALGDGYAEGTFGVIAADGRRRRMEATANGIETPDGARVLFVARDVSEIFETHERLGAIVDAQHAVWRTNTTADALRAALAIFRDRIELAGAIGAYLLKPGTRRLVMVASLGHPPELSEYVEHHSISVDVEDNHITRAFAGVGGIQVLRFADAPMDDRIRASLLAHGLHCSTAVPLESLSGEPFGVLVVGLTREVPTREDGSLDDPAIARWIEVLAQEVGAVADRMLAQERLKVALASERRFSEEFEAFAYRASHDLSEPLRRIGTLADFARQDLAQGRSQAAREELAQIAETSERVKSMISRLLELSRVSRSLPAAPSWQLADVARQVIDDLTLLCAERDARATLETPMPQVAANRERVYVALHNIVENAIIHNVANPRPHVWIRAETRPDGFVEVSVRDNGPGIPEEHRERVFHLFHRGHVTAERGRVGAGLTVAMRAITQEGGNIWILSSPEGGTDVRFTLRSEPAGA; from the coding sequence ATGCAGCTACCGGCGGATGCGCCCCGCGTCGAGGACGACGGAGAAGCCGCCGCTCTCTTCCGGGGGCTGCTTGCGAGCGCGAACACGCTTCTTGTCGTCGCGGATGAGACGGGGCTCGTCTGCCACCTCGGGAACCGGTGCTCGGAGCTCATCGGTCGCCCTCCGGAGGCGGTCGTGAACCGTCTCACCATCCTGGATTGCGTTGCGAAGGAGGATGCGCACGTTGCGGCCGCGATGCTTGAAAGGGCCCTCGGCGACGGCTACGCCGAGGGCACGTTCGGCGTCATCGCGGCGGACGGGCGACGACGCCGCATGGAGGCCACGGCCAATGGCATCGAGACCCCCGACGGCGCCCGCGTGCTCTTCGTCGCGCGCGACGTGAGCGAGATATTCGAGACCCACGAGCGTCTCGGGGCGATCGTCGACGCCCAGCATGCCGTATGGCGGACGAACACGACGGCCGACGCCCTCCGGGCGGCCCTCGCGATCTTCCGCGACCGCATCGAGCTCGCGGGCGCCATCGGGGCCTACCTGCTCAAGCCTGGAACGCGCCGCCTCGTCATGGTCGCGAGCCTCGGCCACCCGCCCGAGCTCAGCGAATACGTCGAGCACCACTCGATCTCGGTCGACGTGGAGGACAATCACATCACCCGCGCGTTCGCGGGCGTCGGCGGGATCCAGGTTCTCCGGTTCGCCGATGCGCCCATGGACGACCGCATCCGCGCGTCGCTTCTTGCGCATGGTCTGCATTGCTCCACCGCCGTGCCGCTAGAATCGCTCTCCGGCGAGCCCTTTGGCGTCCTTGTGGTGGGCCTCACGCGCGAAGTCCCCACCAGGGAAGACGGTTCGCTCGACGATCCCGCGATCGCGCGATGGATCGAGGTCCTCGCGCAGGAGGTCGGGGCGGTCGCGGATCGCATGCTGGCCCAGGAGCGTCTCAAGGTGGCGCTCGCGAGCGAACGGCGGTTTTCCGAAGAATTCGAGGCGTTCGCCTACCGTGCGAGCCACGATCTCTCGGAACCGCTGCGGCGCATCGGAACGCTCGCGGATTTCGCCCGCCAGGATCTCGCGCAGGGGCGATCGCAGGCGGCGCGCGAGGAGCTCGCGCAGATCGCCGAGACGTCCGAGCGCGTCAAATCCATGATCTCGCGGCTCCTCGAGCTCAGCCGCGTCTCGCGGAGCTTGCCCGCCGCCCCGAGCTGGCAACTCGCGGACGTCGCCCGGCAGGTGATCGACGATCTGACGCTGCTTTGCGCCGAGCGCGACGCTCGGGCGACCCTCGAGACGCCGATGCCGCAGGTCGCTGCGAACCGCGAACGGGTGTACGTCGCTCTCCACAATATCGTCGAAAACGCCATCATCCACAACGTGGCGAATCCGCGGCCCCATGTCTGGATCCGGGCCGAAACTCGCCCCGACGGCTTCGTCGAAGTCTCTGTCCGCGACAACGGGCCCGGAATCCCCGAGGAACATCGCGAGCGCGTGTTCCACCTCTTCCATCGCGGCCACGTCACCGCCGAGCGCGGCCGGGTCGGGGCGGGCCTCACCGTCGCGATGCGCGCGATCACGCAGGAAGGCGGCAACATCTGGATCCTCTCCTCGCCCGAAGGGGGGACCGACGTGCGCTTCACGCTCCGCTCGGAGCCCGCCGGCGCGTGA
- a CDS encoding thioredoxin family protein, with protein sequence MEASGLYKLNPGDRAPDFSLPGVDGRRHALSDYASKPALVVVFSCNHCPYVRAYEERMIGFALAYEPRGVAMVAINSNETTRYPEDDFPHMVSRAADKGYTFDYLRDEDQSVAHAYGAVCTPQFMLFDADRRLRYQGRFDDEKDHPEKVKEKYLENAVEDLLAGRPVAKPVTRAIGCSIKWNA encoded by the coding sequence GTGGAAGCCTCCGGACTCTACAAGCTGAACCCGGGCGACCGCGCGCCCGACTTCTCGCTTCCGGGCGTCGACGGCCGCCGCCACGCGCTCTCGGACTACGCGTCGAAGCCGGCGCTCGTGGTGGTCTTCTCGTGCAACCATTGCCCTTACGTGCGCGCCTACGAGGAGCGGATGATCGGCTTCGCGCTCGCGTACGAGCCGCGCGGGGTCGCGATGGTCGCCATCAACTCGAACGAGACCACGAGGTATCCCGAGGACGATTTCCCCCACATGGTCTCGCGCGCCGCGGACAAGGGATACACGTTCGATTATCTGCGCGACGAGGACCAGTCGGTCGCGCACGCCTACGGCGCCGTCTGCACGCCGCAGTTCATGCTCTTCGACGCCGACCGCCGCCTCCGTTACCAGGGCCGTTTCGACGACGAGAAGGACCACCCGGAGAAGGTCAAGGAGAAATACCTCGAAAACGCGGTCGAAGACCTTCTCGCGGGACGCCCGGTCGCGAAGCCGGTGACGCGCGCGATCGGCTGCTCCATCAAGTGGAACGCGTGA
- a CDS encoding PD-(D/E)XK nuclease family protein: MRRLSWSSMSTYEGCPLRWRFLYVDRLPQAPKGYFSFGSALHEALEAWATAEPGPASLEATLEAYRKAWSDDGFPDAATAARERAAGEAVLERFWRAETPRFAPPVAVELPFTIDVEGVPVTGFIDRVDREGGGFAIVDYKSGRRAMTRRDAATSGQLTLYQMAVDDLFGRVERLTLHNLRSNVPVSAPRHDRAAVASIADRVVATAEAIEAGRFDPRLNRECPCEFANRCPYFAETAPSAEKRLPFAGGGVGDLARRYVALKETARAAEAEAAGVADEILAYMDARGVRRVEAGEGRPVTVVEATSRAFDLDEARRVLAEAGLLDRALDVDERRVRALMADPEAPREVRRRLAALERVTARSRFLRIGKTLEESGEPDEGLTRST; this comes from the coding sequence GGTGGCGATTCCTTTACGTGGACCGGCTTCCCCAGGCGCCGAAGGGCTACTTCTCGTTCGGAAGCGCCCTCCACGAGGCCCTCGAAGCGTGGGCGACGGCCGAGCCCGGGCCGGCGTCCCTCGAGGCGACCCTCGAGGCCTACCGCAAGGCGTGGTCCGACGACGGCTTCCCCGACGCCGCGACCGCCGCGCGCGAGCGCGCCGCGGGAGAGGCCGTCCTCGAGCGGTTCTGGCGCGCGGAGACGCCCCGGTTCGCGCCTCCGGTCGCGGTCGAGCTTCCGTTCACGATCGACGTCGAAGGGGTGCCCGTCACGGGTTTCATCGACCGCGTCGACCGCGAGGGCGGCGGCTTCGCGATCGTCGACTACAAGTCGGGCCGGCGAGCGATGACGCGCCGCGACGCGGCGACGAGCGGTCAGCTCACGCTTTACCAGATGGCGGTCGACGACCTCTTCGGCCGCGTGGAGCGCCTGACGCTCCACAACCTCCGCTCGAACGTCCCCGTGAGCGCGCCCCGGCACGACCGGGCCGCCGTCGCCTCCATCGCGGACCGCGTGGTCGCGACCGCCGAGGCCATCGAGGCCGGTCGCTTCGATCCGAGGCTCAATCGCGAATGCCCGTGCGAATTCGCGAACCGTTGTCCATACTTCGCGGAAACCGCGCCGTCGGCTGAAAAGCGGCTCCCGTTCGCGGGCGGCGGCGTGGGCGACCTCGCGAGGCGCTACGTCGCGCTCAAGGAGACGGCGCGGGCGGCCGAGGCCGAGGCGGCGGGCGTCGCGGACGAGATCCTCGCCTACATGGACGCGCGCGGGGTCCGTCGCGTGGAGGCCGGGGAGGGCCGCCCCGTGACGGTGGTGGAGGCCACGAGCAGGGCCTTCGATCTCGACGAGGCCCGACGCGTCCTCGCGGAGGCGGGGCTTCTCGACCGCGCGCTCGACGTCGACGAGAGGCGCGTGCGCGCCCTCATGGCGGACCCCGAGGCCCCGCGCGAGGTGCGGCGGCGGCTCGCCGCGCTCGAGCGCGTGACGGCGCGATCGCGGTTCCTGCGCATCGGCAAGACGCTCGAGGAATCGGGCGAGCCCGACGAGGGTCTCACGCGTTCCACTTGA